A window from Mixophyes fleayi isolate aMixFle1 chromosome 12, aMixFle1.hap1, whole genome shotgun sequence encodes these proteins:
- the LOC142108497 gene encoding olfactory receptor 5V1-like, whose translation MEDSNQTSPDRFILLGLANVLYLQVICFLMFLLMYIITLSGNLLLIIVVRTNPKLHSPMYFFLCNLSIIDIGFSSSIVPIILINTLAKDRSISLLGCAAQMFFSLVLGATECMILAVMAYDRFAAICRPLHYNNIMNKTMCFYLAVIPWSVGFINAFIQVPLTFQLPFCRSHHVNHFLCEVPPFLRMSCRDTWLNETSIYFSAAIIVMCSFSLTLVSYVHIISTIMKNHYSQGRHKAFSTCASHLNVVTLYYGTIMFMYLRPHSSNSHETDKVVSILYTTVTPMLNPFLYSIRNKDVKDTIINHISRQ comes from the coding sequence ATGGAAGACTCAAACCAAACTTCTCCAGACAGATTTATCCTACTTGGTTTAGCTAATGTCCTTTACCTCCAGGTTATCTGTTTCCTCATGTTCTTGTTGATGTATATAATCACGTTATCAGGAAATCTGCTACTGATCATTGTGGTGAGGACCAACCCAAAATTACACAGTCCCATGTACTTTTTCCTGTGTAACCTCTCTATTATTGACATAGGTTTCTCCTCTTCCATAGTTCCCATAATCCTAATAAACACCCTAGCCAAAGACAGAAGTATTTCCCTGTTAGGATGTGCAGCCCAGATGTTCTTCTCTTTAGTATTAGGGGCAACAGAATGCATGATACTAGCTGTCATGGCTTATGATAGATTTGCTGCCATATGTAGACCGTTGCACTACAACAACATCATGAACAagacaatgtgtttttatttagctGTCATTCCATGGAGTGTTGGCTTCATAAACGCATTCATTCAGGTGCCCCTCACATTCCAACTGCCATTCTGCAGGTCCCACCATGTCAACCACTTCCTCTGTGAGGTTCCTCCATTCCTACGAATGTCCTGCCGAGATACTTGGCTCAATGAGACATCAATTTATTTCTCTGCAGCGATTATTGTTATGTGTTCTTTCTCCTTGACTCTAGTCTCATATGTCCATATTATCTCCACCATCATGAAAAACCATTACTCCCAAGGGAGGCATAAAGCTTTCTCCACTTGTGCCTCCCACCTTAATGTTGTCACTCTCTATTATGGTACAATTATGTTCATGTATCTGCGACCCCACTCCAGTAACTCTCATGAAACAGATAAGGTTGTATCTATTCTCTACACAACAGTGACACCAATGCTGAATCCCTTCTTATACAGTATCAGGAATAAGGATGTGAAAGACACCATAATTAATCATATAAGTAGGCAATAA